TATCTGCATGGTCTCTACGGTCTGCCCGGCGGTCGTTACACGCGGATGTGAGGTATCATTTGTTGTTTTAGAAGGTGCACATGTATCTTCTTTTTTTTTGTGCATAAAAATTCTTCTTTGTTTAGGATTACCATAACAAAAATTGTCATGTCGTTTGCATACATTGTAAGTAAATAACTAGTGCAGGAACTCCACTCTAGAAAGAATAGCAGCATATACCAGCCGGGACAACTGACAGGCCGGCCTTCCCAGTCAGTCAGTCAGACAGGTAGGGCAACCAATCAGAAAACACAAAATCTTTCTCTATAGCCGATCGAGGCGCGCGCCAAAGGAACAAAAATAAGTATGGAGGCCCTACGGCCGCAGCGGCCGGAGGTGGACGGGCACGCCGTACTTGGGGCGGAGGGTGAGCACGTTGACCGGCGCGTGGCGGTAGTCATCGGAGATGGTGAAGCGGAAGTTGGCCAGCAGCATGGCGAGGACGACCTTGGCCTCGAAGAGGGCGTACGCCTGCCCGACGCAGTTGCGCGGCCCGGCCGCGAACGGCAGGAACCGGCCGGCGCCCGCCGATGAGCGCCGCCCGGCGGCGAACCGCTCCGGGTGGAACTCATGCGCGTCGGCGCCCCAGATGGACTCGTCGTGGTGTATTGCCAGCACGGGTATCCACACCGAGAGCCCGCGCGGCAGGTGGAGATCCCCGAGCCGGATGTCCTCGAACGCCATCCGCGGCAGCAGCGTCGCCGGCGGGTACAGCCGCAGCGTCTCGTGGATGATCATCTGCAGCTGCAAATTCGCGCGCACACAAGAAAAAACATTAAGATTTTCGCTAAGAGCCGAACGATCAAATGACATAAGACCTTGCTTACGCATGCACGTGCACAGTACTGTAGGACATACCACGGTCAGTTTGGAGAGCTGGTCGGCCGACGGCGGGTCGTCGCCGCAGACCTGGGAGACCTCGGCGCGGGCCTTGTCCTGCCACTCGGGGTGCGTGGCGAGTAGCATGAGCGTCCAGGTGAGCAGCAGCGCCGACGTCTCGTGGCCGGCGAAGAAGAAGGTCTTGCACTCGTCGATCACCAGCCGCGTGTCGTAGCTGAACTTGCCGTCGTCGCCTGcacccttctccttcttcttctccatctcGGCGAGCAGCATGGCGAGGAGCCCCCGGCCGTACGTGGAGGTCGTCCGGCCCTCGTCGGCGATCTCGCGGCTCCGGCGGATGGACTCCAAGACGACGCCCTCCAGCTCGCCGTTCAGCCGCCCGATCTCCCTCCTGTACTTGCTGGGGAAGTACCTGCACGTACGGCAGCAACACGGATCGATGAGGCCATGATCGGCCGAACACACTCGTCCTCGAGCACATGTAGTGCACACTTGTTTACTCGTATGTGCGCGTACGGCAATGGACATATGCGCACGCACGGATGCGCCAGTGGATGATGGAATCAAACCAAAGCGCCGGACAAATTGGAGTCAGTGCCACTGCCCAAAAACTAACTGGACAGGGATGGGCTGCGCCTGCACGTCACATAGTTATCTAAGACCAATTACTGTGCTATAGCGGCTTAATCGGCTTGTTTATCTTAAGCTGTTAGGATAATTCCACACATTAGACTCGCATATGCACTATGCGAGATGTGGCTGCAAGTGAACCAAAGTGGCGACAAGGGCCAGGCAAGTAGCGAGGGAGTGAGTGGTGTGTTCGAGGCAGGCAAGAGAGGATCGAGCTGGCCGGCCTGGACGAGAGGTGATCGTGACTCACTGGCTGCCGGGGATCCAGAGGTAGCGGCTGGAGCGCGCGGTGAGGCGCTGCAGGTCCTCCAGGAGGTGGAAGATGCGCTTGCCGGTCTCGTAGCTGGTGTCGAACTCGGTCCGGGAGATGATGTCGCCGGTGAGCCGGGTCATGTGGCCGCCGATCTCCACCTCGCCGCGGCCGCGCGCCGCCGCATCCCGCAGCGACAGGATCGTC
This window of the Triticum aestivum cultivar Chinese Spring chromosome 5D, IWGSC CS RefSeq v2.1, whole genome shotgun sequence genome carries:
- the LOC123124776 gene encoding cytokinin hydroxylase yields the protein MAFVAAMITAIASVVSVLLLRAVWVTLSCYFLTPMRIRRTMAAQGVHGPPPRPLVGNLRQVSALVAEANAGDMTSLSHDIVGRLMPHYVLWSQTYGKLFVYWYGSEPRLCLTDTDMIKEFLSSKYAHATGKSWLQRQGTKNFIGRGLLMANGARWSHQRHVVAPAFMPDKLKGRVGHMVECTKQTILSLRDAAARGRGEVEIGGHMTRLTGDIISRTEFDTSYETGKRIFHLLEDLQRLTARSSRYLWIPGSQYFPSKYRREIGRLNGELEGVVLESIRRSREIADEGRTTSTYGRGLLAMLLAEMEKKKEKGAGDDGKFSYDTRLVIDECKTFFFAGHETSALLLTWTLMLLATHPEWQDKARAEVSQVCGDDPPSADQLSKLTVLQMIIHETLRLYPPATLLPRMAFEDIRLGDLHLPRGLSVWIPVLAIHHDESIWGADAHEFHPERFAAGRRSSAGAGRFLPFAAGPRNCVGQAYALFEAKVVLAMLLANFRFTISDDYRHAPVNVLTLRPKYGVPVHLRPLRP